Within the Medicago truncatula cultivar Jemalong A17 chromosome 4, MtrunA17r5.0-ANR, whole genome shotgun sequence genome, the region CcttcttcaatttcattttcgcaattctttcatttttcacatCCTACAACTCAAATTCTCCCTCTGCACTCGATCATTTCACCTCAGAAAACGAAACTACAACTGAATTAGGGTTTTGTTGCCAAACGATGGGAACAAGATCGCAGCAATCGTGTGTCGACGAAGATGAGGAGGAATTTATCGGTTGTGGAACTACGATTTCGGGACAATCAGGCTCAACCAGCAGGAGTGCCGGCGGGTTAGCGTCTAGCCGAAGCGAGCAGACGATTGGGACAGCCGCCGGTGATAACACTGCTCTCAGATTGAATCATCTTGATATACAGGATGATGATGCTGCTTCCCAAGGAGTAGTTGCGTAAGTTCTATTGCATTAGTATATTCTTCATGTCATCCAAATTATGTGATCATGCATTAGTTCCTagtttcaattttatgcatCTGATGCAAATTGCTTATGGTTATGCATTATCTATGCAGtagcaagaagaaaaagagaggcCAACAACGAGCTACCGGAGGTGATAAAAGTGGAAGAGGGCTTCGCCAATTTAGCATGAAAGGTTTTTTATCTGTCTCTTTTGACCAATTTCGTAATTTAACATATAGTTCATGCGCCTAGCAAACTATGAAGCCTGGATACTAGTACGGATGTGGGTGCGATACAGTATGAATACatgagaaattttgaaattcagGATACATACTGTACTGTCTTGATATCTTaactaaaaatttataataaaacttaTATACATGCAAAAAAGATCCATTGATGAATGATGATTCTTCGTTAacatataattataatgataacgatttacaaaaaaaaatgtttgtgatcgattttatttttttttcaaatttttttcaaactcGATACATGTATATCTCCACTAATTTCTCACATGTACCCTAGTTAAGTATTCTAAATATGTATCCGTGAGTATCCTTGAAGTATTTCATATGTATCtggtaaaatattttatttgaaataaaataaataatttagataCTTCTAGAGTGCATATCCATGAGTATCCGTGAAGTATAGGTATCCAATAGGTATCCGATACGTATGTCTCCAATTTGGATTATCCAGGCTTCGTAGCTAGCAAAGCACATTTAGTATGCAGAGTATTGAGACATCGATTGCGAAATTTGTAGAAGTGATGTCTAGATTCCTATGCTTTGTAAATAGAGATTAATATTGTGAGGTCATGCTGACAATTTTCTTTCTGGATTAGCttctaacttatttttggttctTTGTAGTGTGTGAGAAGGTAGAAAGTAAAGGAAGAACAACTTACAATGAGGTTAGCTGGTTACTTTAAGTCAGTTTTTGCTATGTTGAAATTGATATCTTGCTTCGTATGGTGAATTATATGGTCAGAATTATGTTCGTATGATAATTATCATGATAGCTTTTGGGGATGAAGGTGATCATGGTAATTGTTATTGGGTCAAGAACTTGTGGGCTTGTATGATGCCTTTTATCATCCGTCCATAATCCATATTGTCTATCTGACTATCTCTTTCTTACTAGTCATTATTCCTGTTTTCCCAGTTTATTTCTTGACTTTaatgtgattatttttatattgtagGTGGCAGATGAACTTGTGGCTGAATTTGCTGATCCAATCAACAGTGTTTTGACCCCCGATAAGGTTTTCTCTCCTTCAATTGCGTTTGCCATTCAAAATTTCAGATATTTATTATGTAAGTTATAGAAGTATTGTAGACTTACTTTTTGTGGGGATTGGACATTTGTCAGCAACAATATGATGAGAAAAACATTCGTCGAAGGGTCTATGATGCTCTGAATGTTCTCATGGCAATGGATATTATTTCTAAGGATAAAAAGGAAATTCAATGGAAGGGTCTTCCTCGTACTAGTCTGAATGATATTGAAGAGCTAAAGGTTTGCCCACAGTCTTGAGTTGTAACTTTTTTTGCTCCATGTGTCTTATGCTTTACCTGCAATGAT harbors:
- the LOC25492896 gene encoding transcription factor-like protein DPB isoform X1 encodes the protein MGTRSQQSCVDEDEEEFIGCGTTISGQSGSTSRSAGGLASSRSEQTIGTAAGDNTALRLNHLDIQDDDAASQGVVASKKKKRGQQRATGGDKSGRGLRQFSMKVCEKVESKGRTTYNEVADELVAEFADPINSVLTPDKQQYDEKNIRRRVYDALNVLMAMDIISKDKKEIQWKGLPRTSLNDIEELKTERLGLRNRIERKSSYLQELEEQFVGLQNLVKRNEQLYSSGNPPSGGVSLPFILVQTRPHATVEVEISEDMQLVHFDFNSTPFELHDDNYVLKAMEFGDRTQSDIVTHNVTDGGEGSSMSGMHQSQVPPSASSVSTRPPTSPPLPGILKARVKQEH
- the LOC25492896 gene encoding transcription factor-like protein DPB isoform X2; translated protein: MGTRSQQSCVDEDEEEFIGCGTTISGQSGSTSRSAGGLASSRSEQTIGTAAGDNTALRLNHLDIQDDDAASQGVVASKKKKRGQQRATGGDKSGRGLRQFSMKVCEKVESKGRTTYNEVADELVAEFADPINSVLTPDKQQYDEKNIRRRVYDALNVLMAMDIISKDKKEIQWKGLPRTSLNDIEELKTERLGLRNRIERKSSYLQELEEQVFRTLLNEMNNYIALEILPVEVYLYPLFWYRHVLMQLLKWKYQKTCSLFILILIVLLLSCMMTIMCSRQWNLVIEHRVILLHTMLQMEGKVLACQACISHRFLLQLQACQLDLQHHLHSLEY